The proteins below are encoded in one region of Streptomyces ficellus:
- a CDS encoding TetR/AcrR family transcriptional regulator, whose protein sequence is MGRPRTPLLDRARITTTALELVDEQGEFSVPQIARRLGVQTGSVYHHVDGRDGIVELMRERICEAIDSATLDAGPWDAAVSAWAHSYRAAFAAHPRVIPLLMTSPVRAPKVLEQYERAVGLLLTAGFAVADVMPLITGLENLVLGSALDLAAPETMWELREETPTPQLARALAAVGAGRADAAFDAALEGLIGHGRTLLARTTP, encoded by the coding sequence ATGGGACGGCCGCGCACACCACTGCTCGACCGGGCACGCATCACCACGACGGCGCTCGAACTGGTCGACGAGCAGGGCGAGTTCAGCGTCCCGCAGATCGCGCGGCGGCTGGGTGTGCAGACCGGGTCGGTGTACCACCATGTGGACGGGCGGGACGGCATCGTCGAGTTGATGCGGGAGCGGATCTGCGAGGCGATCGACTCGGCCACCCTGGACGCCGGGCCCTGGGACGCGGCCGTGTCCGCCTGGGCCCACTCCTACCGGGCCGCCTTCGCCGCCCACCCCCGGGTGATCCCGCTGCTGATGACGTCACCGGTGCGGGCGCCGAAGGTGCTGGAGCAGTACGAGCGGGCGGTGGGCCTGCTGCTGACCGCCGGGTTCGCGGTGGCGGACGTGATGCCGCTGATCACCGGTCTGGAGAACCTGGTCCTGGGCTCCGCGCTGGACCTGGCCGCGCCCGAGACGATGTGGGAGCTGCGGGAGGAGACCCCCACGCCCCAACTGGCCCGCGCCCTGGCTGCGGTCGGCGCCGGCCGGGCCGACGCTGCGTTCGACGCGGCCCTGGAAGGGCTGATCGGCCACGGCCGCACCCTGCTGGCGCGCACCACCCCCTGA
- a CDS encoding MFS transporter codes for MERRYWLLRLVAAFAFAQAAVSMARPAVSYRALALGADERAIGVTAGVYALLPLFAAVPLGRRTDRGRCTPLLAVGVVLVAGGCALSGTAGSPAGMAAWSGVMGLGHLCFVIGAQSLVARRSAPAEQDRNFGHFTIGASLGQLVGPVAAGFLIGDDMGRGSTLALVVSAAVATLSFTTLWRVEQRDANRTRRTRRTRRAHARVRRDKGRADSPPKVPVHRILRARGVPAGIFISLAVLSATDILTAYLPVVGEHRSIAPATVGLLLSLRAAATIACRLVMTPMIRLLGRTALLTVTCLLGALLCAGIALPVPVWALAVMLAALGFCLGVGQPLSMTTVVRAAPDGARSTALALRLTGNRLGQVAAPASAGLIAGLAGTAAPFVMLGALLLTAAALGTRVGRGPDEPARERPETGTGAKPATPVPRGARGRVS; via the coding sequence ATGGAGCGCCGGTACTGGCTGCTGCGCCTCGTCGCCGCCTTCGCCTTCGCGCAGGCGGCGGTGTCGATGGCCCGGCCCGCCGTCTCGTACCGCGCCCTCGCGCTGGGCGCCGACGAACGGGCGATCGGCGTCACCGCGGGCGTGTACGCGCTGCTGCCGCTGTTCGCCGCCGTGCCGCTCGGGCGCAGGACCGACCGGGGGAGGTGCACGCCGCTGCTGGCGGTGGGCGTGGTGCTCGTCGCGGGCGGGTGCGCGCTGAGCGGGACGGCGGGCTCACCGGCCGGCATGGCGGCGTGGAGCGGGGTGATGGGACTCGGCCACCTGTGCTTCGTGATCGGCGCCCAGTCGCTGGTGGCACGCCGGTCCGCGCCGGCCGAACAGGACCGGAACTTCGGCCACTTCACCATCGGCGCCTCGCTGGGCCAGCTCGTCGGGCCGGTCGCGGCCGGGTTCCTCATCGGTGACGACATGGGCCGCGGCAGCACCCTCGCCCTGGTCGTCTCCGCCGCCGTCGCCACGCTGTCCTTCACGACCCTCTGGCGCGTCGAACAACGCGATGCGAACCGGACGCGCCGGACGCGCCGGACGCGCCGGGCCCACGCGCGCGTGCGGCGCGACAAGGGGAGGGCGGACTCGCCCCCGAAGGTCCCCGTCCACCGCATCCTGCGCGCCCGCGGGGTGCCGGCCGGCATCTTCATCAGCCTCGCCGTGCTCTCCGCGACCGACATCCTGACCGCCTACCTGCCGGTCGTCGGCGAGCACCGCTCCATCGCCCCCGCCACCGTCGGCCTGTTGCTGAGCCTGCGCGCGGCCGCCACCATCGCCTGCCGCCTGGTGATGACGCCGATGATCCGGCTCCTGGGCCGTACGGCGCTGCTGACCGTGACGTGTCTGCTCGGCGCTCTGCTGTGCGCGGGCATCGCCCTGCCCGTCCCGGTGTGGGCGCTCGCCGTGATGCTGGCCGCCCTGGGCTTCTGCCTCGGGGTGGGCCAGCCGCTGTCCATGACGACCGTGGTCCGGGCCGCCCCCGACGGCGCCCGCTCCACCGCGCTCGCCCTGCGCCTGACGGGCAACCGTCTCGGCCAGGTCGCGGCGCCCGCCTCCGCCGGCCTGATCGCCGGACTCGCCGGTACGGCCGCCCCGTTCGTGATGCTGGGCGCCCTGCTGCTGACGGCGGCGGCCCTGGGCACCCGCGTGGGACGCGGCCCCGACGAGCCGGCGCGGGAGCGGCCGGAAACCGGTACCGGAGCGAAGCCCGCGACGCCCGTACCGCGCGGCGCGCGAGGGCGTGTTTCGTAA
- a CDS encoding TetR/AcrR family transcriptional regulator, producing MAGRAAEPEVIWARPERTGRGPRPAHSRADIAAAAVRIADADGIDGVSMRRVAAELGCGTMSLYNYVTGKADLYELMVDAVSGEYELPDAPSGDWKADMLALGRQTRAIMHRHPWLTRVMSTVYGFSPNALRYLEFCLGCLAPLDVPGGAKMELIAMVNGTALVTVANELAMAERSRSLPWSEEREQAVRAAYLGREVASGAYPRLAALLAEAPAPEAPDKAFDRAMRRLLDSFG from the coding sequence ATGGCGGGCCGAGCGGCCGAACCGGAAGTGATCTGGGCGCGCCCCGAGCGGACGGGCCGTGGCCCCAGGCCGGCGCACAGCCGTGCCGACATCGCGGCGGCGGCGGTGCGGATCGCGGACGCCGACGGCATCGACGGCGTGTCCATGCGGCGCGTGGCGGCCGAGCTGGGCTGCGGCACGATGTCGCTCTACAACTACGTGACCGGCAAGGCCGACCTGTACGAGCTGATGGTCGACGCGGTGAGCGGCGAGTACGAGCTGCCGGACGCGCCCAGCGGTGACTGGAAGGCGGACATGCTGGCGCTGGGCCGCCAGACCCGGGCCATCATGCACCGGCACCCGTGGCTCACCCGGGTCATGTCGACCGTCTACGGCTTCAGCCCCAACGCCCTCCGCTATCTCGAGTTCTGCCTCGGCTGCCTGGCCCCGCTGGACGTGCCGGGCGGCGCCAAGATGGAACTGATCGCGATGGTCAACGGCACCGCCCTGGTCACCGTCGCCAATGAACTGGCCATGGCCGAGCGCAGCCGCTCCCTGCCGTGGTCCGAGGAACGGGAACAGGCCGTGCGCGCGGCCTATCTGGGGCGGGAGGTGGCGAGCGGGGCCTATCCGCGCCTGGCCGCACTCCTCGCCGAGGCACCGGCGCCGGAAGCCCCCGACAAAGCCTTCGACCGCGCTATGCGGCGACTGCTGGACTCCTTCGGCTGA
- a CDS encoding molybdopterin oxidoreductase family protein, whose amino-acid sequence MPTALRICPLCEATCGLTLTLDGPRVTSTRGDHDDVFSRGFICPKGASFGELDADPDRLRVPLVRGADGTLRETGWQEAFDLVARRLPPLVQRHGADAVGVVLGNPNVHTMAGALYPPLLLGALRTRSLFTASTLDQMPKHVSSGLMFGDAFAIPVPDLDRTDHLLLIGANPLDSNGSLCTAPDFPGRLKALRRRGGTLTVVDPRRTRTARLADRHVAIRPGADAALLAALVHVLYEEGLAAPGPLAEHVEGVDDVRRAVAEFTPEAVAGACDVDAGTIRTLARELAAAPAAAVYGRVGGSTVVHGTLTNWLVDVLNVLTGNLDRPGGAMFPLSATTPAPRPPGPGKGFALGRWASRVSGHPEAKGELPMAALAEEIETPGEGRIRALVAIAANPVLSAPDGDRLDRALGELDFMVSVDPYLNETSRHADVILPPPPPAQSAHFDFAFNNFAVRNQVRHTPAPVPLEPGRMDECEIHARLVLAATGLHGADPAAVDDTAIARTLAKAVTEPHSPAYGQDPDAYAAGLTGRTGAERRLDLMLRLGPYGLTLDRLLEHPHGIDLGPLKPRVPQVLRTRSGRVELLPEPIAADLTRLRTALAAPGDALVLVGRRHLRSNNSWMHNLPSLNRGTNTCTLQVHPEDAARLGLTDGEPARVKAEGGELQAPVEVTDTVRRGVVSLPHGWGHDRPGTRTAVASKRPGVNVNQLLDGTRLDPLSGTAVLNGFPVEVSPAHDDRL is encoded by the coding sequence ATGCCCACCGCCCTGCGTATCTGCCCGCTCTGCGAAGCCACCTGCGGGCTGACCCTCACCCTCGACGGCCCACGCGTCACCTCCACCCGCGGCGACCACGACGACGTGTTCAGCCGGGGCTTCATCTGCCCCAAGGGCGCGTCGTTCGGCGAGCTGGACGCCGACCCGGACCGGCTGCGCGTCCCGCTCGTCCGCGGCGCCGACGGCACCCTGCGGGAGACCGGCTGGCAGGAGGCGTTCGACCTCGTCGCGCGCCGCCTGCCGCCGCTCGTCCAGCGGCACGGCGCCGACGCCGTCGGGGTCGTCCTCGGCAACCCCAACGTCCACACCATGGCGGGCGCGCTCTACCCGCCGCTCCTGCTCGGCGCCCTGCGCACCCGCAGCCTGTTCACCGCGTCCACCCTCGACCAGATGCCCAAACACGTCTCCAGCGGGCTGATGTTCGGCGACGCGTTCGCCATCCCCGTACCCGACCTGGACCGCACCGACCACCTGCTGCTGATCGGCGCCAACCCGCTGGACTCCAACGGCAGCCTGTGCACCGCCCCCGACTTCCCCGGCAGGCTCAAGGCGCTGCGCCGCCGCGGCGGCACCCTCACCGTCGTCGACCCGCGCCGCACCCGCACCGCGCGCCTCGCCGACCGGCACGTCGCCATCCGCCCGGGCGCCGACGCGGCACTGCTCGCCGCCCTCGTCCACGTGCTGTACGAGGAGGGGCTCGCCGCCCCCGGGCCGCTCGCCGAGCACGTCGAAGGCGTCGACGACGTACGGCGGGCCGTCGCCGAGTTCACCCCCGAGGCCGTCGCCGGCGCCTGCGACGTCGACGCCGGCACGATCCGCACCCTCGCCCGCGAGCTGGCGGCGGCGCCCGCGGCGGCCGTCTACGGGCGGGTCGGTGGCAGCACCGTCGTCCACGGCACCCTCACCAACTGGCTCGTCGACGTCCTCAACGTCCTCACCGGAAACCTCGACCGGCCCGGCGGGGCGATGTTCCCGCTCTCCGCCACCACCCCCGCGCCCCGCCCGCCCGGCCCCGGCAAGGGCTTCGCGCTCGGCCGCTGGGCGAGCCGGGTGTCCGGGCACCCCGAGGCGAAGGGCGAACTGCCCATGGCCGCCCTCGCGGAGGAGATCGAGACCCCCGGTGAGGGCCGCATCCGCGCCCTCGTCGCCATCGCCGCCAACCCCGTGCTCTCCGCGCCCGACGGCGACCGCCTCGACCGCGCCCTCGGCGAGCTGGACTTCATGGTGAGCGTCGACCCGTACCTCAACGAGACCTCCCGCCACGCCGATGTGATCCTGCCCCCGCCGCCACCCGCCCAGAGCGCCCACTTCGACTTCGCGTTCAACAACTTCGCCGTCCGCAACCAGGTCCGCCACACCCCCGCGCCCGTCCCCCTGGAGCCGGGCCGCATGGACGAGTGCGAGATCCACGCACGGCTGGTCCTCGCCGCCACCGGCCTCCACGGCGCCGACCCCGCCGCCGTCGACGACACGGCCATCGCCCGCACCCTCGCCAAGGCCGTCACCGAGCCGCACTCACCCGCGTACGGGCAGGACCCCGACGCGTACGCGGCCGGGCTCACCGGCCGCACCGGCGCGGAGCGGCGCCTGGACCTGATGCTGCGCCTCGGCCCGTACGGTCTCACCCTCGACCGGCTCCTGGAGCACCCGCACGGCATCGACCTCGGCCCGCTGAAGCCCCGCGTCCCACAGGTCCTTAGGACCCGCAGCGGCCGTGTCGAACTCCTGCCGGAACCGATCGCCGCCGACCTGACCCGGCTGCGCACCGCCCTGGCCGCCCCCGGTGACGCCCTCGTCCTCGTCGGCCGCCGCCACCTCCGCTCCAACAACAGCTGGATGCACAACCTCCCCTCCCTCAACCGCGGCACCAACACCTGCACCCTCCAGGTCCACCCCGAGGACGCGGCCCGCCTCGGCCTCACCGACGGCGAGCCCGCCCGCGTCAAGGCGGAGGGCGGCGAGCTTCAGGCGCCCGTCGAGGTCACCGACACGGTGCGCAGGGGAGTGGTGAGTCTGCCGCACGGCTGGGGGCACGACCGGCCGGGGACCCGTACCGCGGTCGCCTCGAAACGCCCCGGGGTCAACGTCAACCAGCTCCTGGACGGGACCCGGCTCGACCCCCTGTCCGGCACCGCCGTCCTCAACGGCTTCCCCGTCGAGGTGTCACCGGCGCACGACGACCGCCTCTGA
- the hmgA gene encoding homogentisate 1,2-dioxygenase has protein sequence MTNHGTEQARKTADALEYSSGFGNEHSSEALPGALPLGRNSPQRAPLGLYAEQLSGSAFTEPRPHNRRSWLYRIRPSAAHPPFVRTGNGAVRTAPFTETVPDPNRLRWNPLPDPAPGTDWLAGLWTLGGNGDVTQRTGMAVHLYHANASMDRVFSDADGELLIVPERGGLLLRTEFGLLAARPGEVALVPRGIRFRVELLDETARGYVCENYGRPFELPALGPIGANGLANPRDFRAPVAAYEDVEGEVEVVNKFCGNLWRATYAHSPLDVVAWHGNHVPYVYDLRAFNVIGTISYDHPDPSIFTVLTAPSDTPGLAGVDFVVFAPRWLVGEDTFRPPYFHRNVMSEYMGLIEGAYDAKAEGFVPGGGSLHNMMSAHGPDRETFDRASAAELKPQKIDDGLAFMFETRWPVTATGQAVEADHLQRGYDDVWQGLERHFRP, from the coding sequence ATGACGAACCACGGCACCGAACAGGCGAGGAAGACCGCCGACGCGCTGGAGTACTCCTCCGGCTTCGGCAACGAGCACAGCTCAGAAGCCCTGCCCGGCGCCCTGCCGCTCGGCCGGAACTCCCCCCAGCGCGCCCCACTGGGTCTGTACGCCGAGCAGCTCAGCGGCTCCGCGTTCACCGAGCCGCGCCCCCACAACCGCCGCTCGTGGCTCTACCGGATCCGCCCCTCGGCCGCCCACCCGCCGTTCGTCCGCACCGGCAACGGTGCCGTCCGCACCGCGCCCTTCACCGAGACCGTCCCCGACCCCAACCGGCTGCGCTGGAACCCGCTCCCGGACCCGGCGCCCGGCACCGACTGGCTGGCGGGTCTGTGGACGCTCGGCGGCAACGGCGACGTCACCCAGCGCACCGGCATGGCCGTGCACCTCTACCACGCCAACGCCTCCATGGACCGGGTCTTCAGCGACGCCGACGGGGAGCTGCTGATCGTCCCCGAGCGCGGCGGCCTGCTGCTGCGCACCGAGTTCGGCCTGCTCGCCGCCCGCCCCGGGGAGGTGGCGCTCGTCCCGCGCGGGATCCGCTTCCGCGTCGAGCTGCTCGACGAGACGGCGCGCGGGTACGTGTGCGAGAACTACGGCCGGCCCTTCGAACTGCCCGCCCTCGGCCCGATCGGCGCCAACGGCCTGGCCAACCCCCGGGACTTCCGGGCGCCGGTCGCCGCGTACGAGGACGTGGAGGGCGAGGTGGAGGTGGTGAACAAGTTCTGCGGCAACCTGTGGAGAGCGACGTACGCCCACTCGCCGCTCGACGTCGTCGCCTGGCACGGCAACCACGTCCCGTACGTCTACGACCTGCGCGCCTTCAACGTCATCGGCACCATCTCCTACGACCACCCCGACCCGTCGATCTTCACGGTGCTCACCGCGCCGTCCGACACCCCCGGTCTCGCGGGCGTCGACTTCGTGGTCTTCGCACCGCGCTGGCTGGTCGGCGAGGACACCTTCCGCCCGCCGTACTTCCACCGCAACGTGATGAGCGAGTACATGGGCCTCATCGAGGGCGCCTACGACGCCAAGGCCGAAGGCTTCGTCCCCGGCGGCGGCTCGCTGCACAACATGATGTCGGCGCACGGCCCCGACCGGGAGACCTTCGACCGCGCGAGCGCCGCCGAGCTGAAGCCGCAGAAGATCGACGACGGCCTGGCGTTCATGTTCGAGACGCGCTGGCCCGTCACCGCCACCGGCCAGGCGGTGGAGGCCGACCACCTTCAGCGCGGGTACGACGACGTGTGGCAGGGTCTTGAGCGCCACTTTCGGCCGTAG
- a CDS encoding ATP-binding cassette domain-containing protein, giving the protein MTTTYAVLSEGLEKRYGDVRALRGLDLAVPEGAVCGVLGPNGAGKTTAVRVLTTLTAPDSGSARVAGHDVVREPAAVRRRIGVTGQYASVDGELSGAENLRLFARLLRVPRSRADELLERFGLTGAAGRPARTYSGGMRRRLDLAAGLLARPAVLFLDEPTTGLDPQSRSAVWDAVRGLASTGTTVLLTTQYLEEADQLADEIVLIDEGRAAHSGTPAELKATIGAYAEVVVADPAGLPAAAAVLDQLTGSRPALDAETRTAGAVTTDRTLTLPRIVRELDAAGVLVVDASLRPPTLDEVFLRLTARQEAAA; this is encoded by the coding sequence ATGACAACTACGTACGCTGTACTTAGTGAGGGTCTGGAGAAGCGCTACGGAGACGTCCGCGCCCTGCGCGGCCTCGACCTCGCCGTCCCCGAAGGCGCGGTCTGCGGGGTGCTCGGACCGAACGGCGCCGGCAAGACCACCGCCGTGCGGGTCCTGACGACGCTCACGGCACCCGACTCCGGCAGCGCCCGGGTCGCGGGCCACGACGTGGTCCGCGAGCCCGCCGCCGTACGCCGCCGCATCGGCGTCACCGGCCAGTACGCCTCCGTCGACGGCGAGCTGTCGGGCGCCGAGAACCTGCGGCTGTTCGCCCGGCTGCTGCGCGTACCGCGCTCCCGCGCCGACGAACTCCTGGAACGGTTCGGCCTGACGGGCGCGGCCGGCCGGCCCGCCCGCACCTACTCCGGTGGCATGCGCCGCCGCCTGGACCTGGCCGCCGGCCTGCTCGCCCGGCCCGCGGTGCTGTTCCTGGACGAGCCCACCACCGGCCTGGACCCGCAGAGCCGCAGCGCCGTGTGGGACGCCGTACGGGGGTTGGCGTCCACGGGCACGACCGTGCTCCTCACCACGCAGTACCTGGAGGAGGCCGACCAGCTCGCCGACGAGATCGTCCTGATCGACGAGGGACGGGCCGCCCACAGCGGGACACCCGCCGAACTCAAGGCGACGATCGGCGCGTACGCCGAGGTCGTCGTCGCCGACCCGGCCGGCCTGCCCGCCGCGGCGGCCGTCCTGGACCAGCTCACCGGCTCGCGGCCGGCCCTGGACGCGGAGACCCGCACCGCCGGGGCCGTCACCACGGACCGGACCCTCACCCTCCCCCGCATCGTGCGCGAACTCGACGCGGCGGGCGTCCTCGTCGTCGACGCCTCCCTCCGCCCGCCCACCCTCGACGAGGTGTTCCTGCGCCTCACCGCCCGGCAGGAGGCCGCCGCATGA
- a CDS encoding GntR family transcriptional regulator, whose amino-acid sequence MTAFAPDSLVLNRKLPLWYQVSQSLRASILGRAPDASLRLPTEEQLAAHYGVSVLTMRQALKELEAEGLISRHRRRGTFIEPGARRSAPRRLLGSIDAIVAQQSGERTTILGHGEDKVHGELAEHFPDLTQVVTFRRLRCDGESGEPTNWAENAVRPEVAARIDLADLERWPMTKVLRDAVGVRISRITDTVEARLADPETAELLNVPLLSPILHYTGVTYDEDGRVVDVARIRYRGDRFSFTVTVEAD is encoded by the coding sequence GTGACCGCTTTCGCCCCCGACTCGCTGGTCCTGAACCGCAAGCTCCCGCTGTGGTACCAGGTCTCGCAGTCCCTGCGTGCCTCCATACTCGGCCGCGCGCCGGACGCCTCGCTGCGCCTGCCGACCGAGGAGCAGCTCGCCGCGCACTACGGCGTCAGCGTGCTCACCATGCGGCAGGCGCTCAAGGAGCTGGAGGCGGAGGGGCTGATCAGCCGGCACCGGCGGCGCGGCACCTTCATCGAGCCGGGCGCCCGGCGCAGCGCGCCGCGCCGGCTGCTGGGCTCGATCGACGCGATCGTGGCCCAGCAGTCGGGCGAGCGGACGACGATCCTCGGCCACGGCGAGGACAAGGTCCACGGCGAACTCGCCGAGCACTTCCCGGACCTGACCCAGGTGGTCACCTTCCGGCGGCTGCGCTGCGACGGCGAGAGCGGCGAGCCGACGAACTGGGCCGAGAACGCCGTCCGGCCGGAGGTCGCGGCCCGCATCGACCTGGCCGACCTGGAACGGTGGCCGATGACGAAGGTGCTGCGGGACGCGGTCGGGGTGCGGATCAGCCGGATCACCGACACCGTCGAGGCGCGGCTCGCCGACCCCGAGACGGCCGAGCTGCTGAACGTCCCGCTGCTGTCGCCGATCCTGCACTACACGGGCGTGACGTACGACGAGGACGGCCGGGTCGTGGACGTGGCCCGCATCCGCTACCGCGGCGACCGCTTCTCCTTCACGGTCACCGTGGAGGCGGACTGA
- a CDS encoding CitMHS family transporter codes for MLTVLGFAMIATFLVLIMMKKMSPIAALVLIPALFCVLVGQGAQLGDYVLEGVGNLAPTAAMLMFAIVYFGVMIDVGLFDPIVRGILRFCKADPMRVVVGTAVLAAIVSLDGDGSTTFMITVSAMYPLYKRLGMSLVVMTGVAATANGVMNTLPWGGPTARAATALKLDAGDIFVPMIPALGVGLLFVLALAYVLGRRERKRLGYLTLDEALEPRSETVLVTAGGGEDSPQPAAGGTGPGTDAGTGPGTGPGTGAGPHTGPGTGPESGEGFQGLDPNRPTLRPRLYWFNAALTVALLTAMILELLPIPVLFLLGAALALTVNYPHMPDQKARIAAHADNVLNVAGMVFAAAVFTGVLTGTGMVKHMADWLVGAIPDAMGPHMALVTGLLSLPLTYFMSNDGFYFGVLPVLAEAGAAHGVSPLEIARASLAGQALHMSSPLVPAVYVLVGMAKVEFGDHTRFTVKWAALTSLVVLGAGILFGII; via the coding sequence ATGCTGACAGTCCTCGGCTTCGCCATGATCGCGACCTTCCTGGTGCTGATCATGATGAAGAAGATGTCGCCGATCGCGGCGCTGGTCCTCATCCCCGCCCTCTTCTGCGTCCTCGTGGGACAGGGCGCACAGCTCGGCGACTACGTCCTCGAAGGCGTCGGCAACCTCGCGCCCACCGCCGCGATGCTGATGTTCGCCATCGTCTACTTCGGCGTGATGATCGACGTGGGCCTGTTCGACCCGATCGTCCGGGGCATCCTGCGCTTCTGCAAGGCCGACCCGATGCGGGTCGTGGTCGGTACGGCCGTCCTCGCCGCGATCGTCTCGCTGGACGGCGACGGCTCCACCACCTTCATGATCACCGTCTCGGCGATGTACCCGCTCTACAAGCGCCTGGGGATGAGCCTGGTCGTGATGACCGGTGTCGCCGCCACCGCCAACGGCGTCATGAACACCCTGCCCTGGGGCGGCCCCACGGCCCGCGCGGCCACCGCACTCAAGCTGGACGCCGGCGACATCTTCGTCCCGATGATCCCGGCCCTCGGCGTCGGCCTGCTGTTCGTCCTCGCCCTCGCGTACGTCCTCGGCCGGCGCGAGCGCAAGCGCCTCGGGTACCTGACCCTGGACGAGGCCCTGGAGCCGCGGTCCGAGACCGTGCTGGTCACGGCGGGCGGGGGAGAGGACAGCCCCCAGCCGGCGGCCGGCGGCACGGGGCCCGGCACCGATGCCGGCACCGGCCCCGGCACCGGCCCCGGCACCGGCGCCGGCCCCCACACCGGTCCCGGCACCGGTCCGGAGTCCGGCGAGGGCTTCCAGGGCCTCGACCCGAACCGCCCCACCCTCCGTCCCCGGCTGTACTGGTTCAACGCGGCCCTCACCGTGGCGCTGCTTACCGCCATGATCCTCGAACTGCTGCCGATCCCGGTGCTGTTCCTGCTCGGCGCGGCCCTCGCCCTCACCGTCAACTACCCCCACATGCCCGACCAGAAGGCCCGGATCGCCGCCCACGCCGACAACGTCCTGAACGTCGCCGGCATGGTCTTCGCCGCCGCCGTCTTCACCGGCGTCCTCACCGGCACCGGCATGGTCAAGCACATGGCCGACTGGCTCGTCGGCGCCATCCCCGACGCCATGGGCCCGCACATGGCGCTCGTCACCGGCCTGCTCAGCCTGCCCCTGACGTACTTCATGTCGAACGACGGCTTCTACTTCGGCGTCCTGCCCGTCCTCGCCGAGGCCGGTGCCGCGCACGGCGTCTCCCCGCTGGAGATCGCCCGCGCCTCCCTGGCGGGCCAGGCCCTGCACATGTCCAGCCCGCTCGTGCCCGCCGTGTACGTCCTGGTCGGCATGGCCAAGGTGGAGTTCGGCGACCACACCCGGTTCACCGTGAAGTGGGCCGCGCTCACCTCGCTGGTGGTGCTCGGCGCGGGAATACTCTTCGGCATCATCTGA
- a CDS encoding type ISP restriction/modification enzyme → MPPVTDDAPLLDDLMPWSVAPLRLGRPWVVAPDVRTLRARWDALAGAPGHAEREALFRPTRARSLSTPVAALPGQRTVTARFAREAGPCPEPVRLAHGPFDEQWLLPDHRLIDVARPELWRVADERQLFAVEQGYVPQAAGPALLVTAALPDGRSPAGRPGRIRPLYRRPGGREPNVTPGLLELLSERYGAGVAPADLLAWAVAAARPAPAGCAVPLPADPDVWASGVALGHRMTDVQLRGARSGRRPRLPGGRRPYVRAALPARPATLAYDAEDEALLVGDGGRISPVPAEAWDYRVGGVRMLELWFGHRTSPAEPGTLEAIRPAAWPQEWTSDLLELITVLALQAQLESERPDLSGTDLLTRTTLHSAGILPAPGSARRPASVLDRAEEGPEGQLSLL, encoded by the coding sequence ATGCCGCCCGTGACCGATGACGCGCCCCTGCTCGACGACCTGATGCCCTGGTCCGTGGCGCCGCTGCGGCTGGGGCGGCCGTGGGTCGTCGCCCCGGACGTCCGCACCCTGCGGGCCCGCTGGGACGCACTGGCCGGGGCGCCCGGGCACGCCGAGCGGGAGGCCCTGTTCCGGCCCACGCGGGCACGCTCGCTGTCGACGCCGGTGGCCGCGCTGCCGGGGCAGCGGACCGTCACGGCCCGGTTCGCGCGGGAGGCGGGCCCGTGCCCCGAGCCGGTGCGGCTGGCGCACGGGCCGTTCGACGAGCAGTGGCTGCTGCCCGACCACCGGCTGATCGACGTGGCCCGCCCGGAGCTGTGGCGGGTGGCGGACGAGCGACAGCTGTTCGCGGTGGAGCAGGGGTACGTGCCGCAGGCCGCGGGTCCCGCGCTGCTGGTGACCGCCGCCCTGCCGGACGGCCGCTCCCCGGCGGGCCGCCCCGGCCGCATCCGCCCGCTGTACCGGCGCCCCGGCGGGCGGGAGCCGAACGTCACGCCCGGCCTGCTGGAGCTGTTGAGCGAGCGGTACGGGGCCGGGGTCGCCCCCGCGGACCTGCTGGCGTGGGCGGTGGCCGCCGCCCGGCCCGCCCCCGCCGGGTGCGCCGTCCCGCTGCCCGCCGACCCGGACGTCTGGGCGTCGGGCGTGGCGCTGGGCCACCGTATGACGGACGTCCAGCTGCGCGGCGCCCGGAGCGGTCGGCGCCCCCGGCTGCCCGGCGGGCGGCGCCCCTACGTCCGCGCGGCGCTCCCGGCACGGCCGGCGACGCTCGCGTACGACGCGGAGGACGAGGCGCTGCTGGTCGGCGACGGCGGCCGGATCTCCCCCGTGCCGGCGGAGGCCTGGGACTACCGGGTGGGCGGCGTGCGGATGCTGGAACTCTGGTTCGGGCACCGCACCTCCCCCGCCGAACCGGGCACCCTCGAGGCGATCCGCCCGGCCGCGTGGCCGCAGGAGTGGACGTCCGACCTGCTGGAGCTGATCACCGTGCTCGCGCTCCAGGCCCAACTGGAGTCGGAGCGCCCGGACCTGTCCGGCACCGACCTCCTCACCCGCACCACCCTCCACTCGGCCGGCATCCTCCCCGCCCCCGGGTCGGCACGGCGCCCCGCCTCGGTCCTGGACCGCGCGGAAGAGGGCCCGGAGGGGCAACTGTCCCTGCTCTGA